In Chloroflexota bacterium, the genomic window CACCGATTTAGCTGAATCTACAGCCATTGGTTCAGTAGGCACTTGCGGCTGGAGCGGTGCCGCATGCACGCAGTTCTTTATTGACCCAAAGGAAGAATTAATCGCCCTTGCTCTCTCACAAGTATTTGGTTTCGGATTCAAGCCTGGTTTTGCTTTAGACCAAGAATTTGAGAAGGCCATATATCAGGCGATAATCGTCTGAAGTGTAGTTCGCGACACAAACCGTCATTTTGTTCAGTCAGAACCTTTTTGTTTGTATCTGTACAAAACAATTCCAAGACGGTGTTGTAAGGAAAGATAAGATCGGAGAGGACAATATAAGTCATATTGACTCTGGGTGAGGGATCATAATATGATTACATCATTAGGGATGCTGGGGGCTGTGAGTAACTATCTGTGCTGACTGGGGAAATTTAGGTGGGTTTGAGGACAAAAAAATCTTACCAACATATTACAAATCTTGAGAGATCTCTGTACAAACAGCCTTTGGTGACCTTTTACACAGTTCACATTTAGATGGCAGATGATGGGAAATATGAACTGGCCGAAAGAGACCATTATTACCAAGACGGCCATTGGTATAACCCTTGTTGGAAGCATGCTGTTCGCATGGGAACTTTTCGGTCTTCTGGTAACCCATATCAACTCAGGTGCCATTTGGCGTGCCGTGGAACACGGAGCATTCATCGCCTTCGTCAGCTTCATAATCTACAGCGGGTTGGTGTATCAATTTACTCGTTTGGGTCACTTCAAACGGCAGTTGATACATCGGCGCGCATCACAGAACGAACTAGATGCGTTCGCTATTGACAGGATAGCGCCACCGGCTGTCTTCTTGATTCCATCTTACAAAGAGGAAGAACGTGTGATTCGGCAAGCTCTCCTTTCGGTAGCCCTGCAAGAGTATCCTAATCGCCGTATTGTTCTCCTCATAGATGATCCTCCCAATCCAATCTCTCCCAACGATCAGGCAAGTCTAGCAGCCACGAGAAGGTTGACCATGGAAGTGCAGCAGGTACTCGACTGTGAAGCTAACAAGTACCGCGAGGCAATGATAGCCTATATCAATCGGAAATCGATAGGAGACGTAGGTGATCTCTTAAGGGAACGTGAAACCGTAGTCCAACTCTACACACAGGCAGCCCAGTGGTTTCGAAACGCTGCGTCACGATATGAGGTAACCGATCACACAGACAGGCTCTTTGTCGAGAAAATCCTTCTTGAGCGCAGCTACCGATACTTGGAAATTGCAAAGAATATCAGGAATTCTTCAAGCCACCTGAGTATGGACAGGCTTGAAAGGGAGTACAAGCGGTTGAGCAGTTTGTTCCAAGTGGAATTGGCCTACTTCGAACGCAAGCGCTACGTGAACCTCTCCCATGAACCTAACAAGGCGATGAACCTTAACAGCTACATCGAGCTAATGGGAAGGAGTTTCCGAGAGACGAACCACGCGGACGGAGTTCACCTTGAACCAACTCCACCTTCCGATGAAATGCTCAACATTCCTGACGCAGATTATATCATAACCCTGGATGCTGATAGCTTGTTGCTCCCTGAATATGCACTGAGGCTAATCCATATTTTGGAGCAACCACAAAACGTTAGAATCGCAGTCATTCAGACACCGTACAGTGCGGTGCCAAATCCTGCTAGTATTGTGGAACGCATCGCTGGAGCCACGACAGACATACAATGTGTGATCCACCAAGGATTTACTCACTTCGACGCGACCTACTGGGTTGGGGCAAACGCGGTTCTTCGTAAGGTAGCACTTGCGGATATACGCGTTATGGGGAGTGAACGTGGTTTCCCAATAGCAAAATACATACAGGACAGGACAGTCATAGAGGATACGGAGTCCTCCGTTGACCTCATAGCTCGGGGTTGGAAACTCTATAACTACCCTGAGCGGTTGTCCTATAGTGCGTCCCCTCCTGACTTCGGTTCGCTCTTGATACAGAGGCGCCGCTGGGCAAATGGAGGTATAATCATCTTACCCAAACTGTTTCGTTACCTCTTAAGTAGACCTTTCAAGCAGAGTAAGGTGGGCGAAGGTATAATACGCTTTCACTACCTGGCGTCTCTTGCAGCTGTCAACTTTGGGCTGTTACTAATGCTAGTGTACCCTTTTGAAAGTAGCATGCGTAGTTTCCTGCTGCCTGTAGTTTGCTTACCGTATTTCTACCTGTACGGGCGTGACATGGTCATTATTGGCTATCGTGCGAGCGATCTGGCCCGTGTGTACGCGCTGAATCTGATGTTGCTGCCGGTTAACCTAGCAGGCGTGTTAAAATCACTTCAACAAGCGATCTGTAGGCGCAAAGTTCCCTTTGGGCGAACACCCAAGGTGCGAGGGAGAACAGGTGTGCCTCTCCTGTACCTGGTTGTATTATACGGGCTTCTAGTCTTGGCTCTTTCGTCTTTCCTTATGGACATGCTACACGCACGCTACGCTCACGCAACATTTTGCTTGATAAACTCCGCATTTTTTACATACATAGTTGTCAGATTCATCGGGCTCCGAAGCACGGTCGAAGACATCATGTCCAGTAACTTCCTAAGGTCGATAGAGAGGAAGTGGGCGACTTTGCTGGCGCAAGCAGCGAGTGCTACCGTGAATCGGCTGAGAGCTCGACACGCTGAAAGTTAATTTCACTCATGATATTGAGTTAGGGATTGGTTACTGATAACGGATGTAATAATTCGTCAGATTGTGCAATAAAGGAACGATTTTTATCTGAATTGCACAAAACAGTCGATTGTATAAGATATCGTTAAAGAATCGTTTGTTATCTAGTAAAAAAATTCGTTATTGTGTGATTTGTAGCTAGACATTAAAGATGCAGATGGTTTGGCATATAGAACTGGAGTAGTCGATCGTAAACCCTTGTCGACGATTCGACGTAACTTCTGCAAGAGAAGAGTTGACGGGCGTCTTTATGAGACTGCATAATGTAGCCGTCTCGTTTGGGCCACGCCTGAGGCCAGGGGCCAGCCGAAATGGGGAATCTCAGTTTACAGAACTCCGTCAGTCCACGAGCAACTACTTGGGGAGAAGGAGCCAGCCATGAAAACGCTGGTTACAGGGGGAACAGGTTTCGTCGCTAGTAATATCGTTCGGACGCTTGCGGGGCAGGGAGAGCAGGTAGTTTCCTTCGACCTCGTTCCGCCCAGCGATCTGCTCCGTGCGTATATTGAGCCTTGGGCCGAGAGAGTCACCTTCATTCAGGGTGACCTTCTCAGCCAAGACGAGCTAGACGCGGTCCTTGAGCAGGACATCAAGCGGATCGTGCATGCCGCGGTTTTCACCGGCCTCTTCCCCAATATCGAGGCTGGGAGGAGCAGGGACATCGTAGCTATCAACGTGATGGGCACCACCAATGTGCTCGAGATGGCACGCAAGCTGTCCATCGAGCGGTTCCTCTACGTCAGCTCTGGCGCGGTCTATGGAGACGACCATCCCGACAGGGTGCTGACGGAGGAGAGCGCCCCACGTCCGCACACGCTCTATGCAGTGACGAAATACGTAAGTGAGCTGCTGACGCGTCGCTACGGAGAATTGCACGGTTTCCCCACGGTGAGCGTCCGTTTGGGCAGTCCCTATGGACCCATGGAGCGAGTCACTGGCCACCGGGCCAACCAGTCCCTGTTCAAAGATTGGACAGGGAACATCGTCCGCGGGGAGCCAATCGAAGTGGGAGACAGGTCTGTGGAGCAGGTCTTCTCCTACGTCCTTGACATCGCTGGCGGCATCTGCGCAGTCCTGAACGCTCCATCTCTCTCCTACGATGTGTACAACGTCTCTACGGGAGAGCAGGCCTCACTCGAGCGAATCGTCGCGGTCCTCCGTGATCTGCACCCGGGGTTGCAGGTCCTCGACAAGCCGGAAGCAGGGCCGCCTCGAGGCGGCAGAAAATTGAAGGCGCAACGTCTGATGAGGGATGTGGGGTTTCGCCCGCGGTATGACCTGCGCTCGGGACTAGAGGAGTACCTGGACTGGCGGCGGGCCAACAACTTCACAGAGTAGGGAATAACCGAGAGGCCATACCGTACCCCCTTCAATGCGCCTCTCCCCCAATGTTAACCCGCGATTCTCGATTATAGAAAATCCCCATTTGCATGCTTGATCTGATTTTTCTAGTATTTTAGACAAAGCCTGTCCAACAATCCTTCATAATTGTGTAATTTGACAATTTGGGCTATTGTGCAATGGTTATCGGCCTACGGTGTTCACTTATCGCTTATGGATCAAATATTATTTCACGCTGAGGCCCGCCGTTTTGTTAATGTAGAAACGCTAGGCTGCTTGGTCAGCCACTGGTGGTACACCTAGCCCTTTAACTGTTGGCAGGGGCAGTCCCGATTTAACAGTCGAATCTGGTGATAGTAACCGGGTCAGAGTCAGCGTTTTTTGTTCCGAATCGACTATAGTCCATTTGCCAGAAAGTAGATTCAGTATGGAAATATCGGCGGCCATGCCGGGTTTTAAACTACCTATTCTGTCAGCCAAGCCGAGGGCACGCGCCGGATTAATGGTGCTCATTTCGATTACTTGTGTTAGCTTTAACCCCAATCCTAACAGAGTGGACATTACTGCGGTCAAGCCATACACCCGGTCGGTGATTGAAGGTGCAACGATGTCAGAACTGATGGTGGTGGGCAAGATACCCTGACTCAACCCATTTTTGGCTACCTCAAAGTTAAAGTGAATACGACCACGCCCAATATCTAGAATTACTCCTCGTTGCATTGCCTGTTTCAACTCCGGTAAAAATGTACCATCGTCGCGCATGCAACCTCCCCAATTGGAATTATAGAGATGGGTCAAGATATCTCCTGACTCCAGTAACGGCAGAGTTTCTTGTGTTAAAGTTGGTGAGACTAGTTGTTTTAAATCGCCCATATGTACCACCAGAGGTAAGTCGAACCTCTTGGCTACTTTTTGAGCCGTTTTAACCACTTCAACTCCCTCCCTGGAGATGAGGTCGCCTAATAGGCGTATCTTAATTCCCCTGATCAAATCACGGTTAGCTTGTACAGTGGCTGCAGTGGCATCTACGTCAATCTCTTCCCAGGTTCGCAATTCAGGGATGATTTTTTGTCCGAGTGAACCAATATGAAGTAAGCAATAAACTGTAGTACGGGCGGTGGCAATATCTTTTTTAAGATCATCGAAAGTCGCTTGCCCAGCGCTTCCTCCATCTACCACCGTGGTCACTCCCTGATTGACACCAACGGTGTCGGGTTCGGTGCCGGGAGGATCCTGTTTATTGTAGACATGGCAATGAGAGTCAATCAGCCCCGGAGTGACAATTTTACCTTGGGCAT contains:
- a CDS encoding glycosyltransferase family 2 protein, giving the protein MNWPKETIITKTAIGITLVGSMLFAWELFGLLVTHINSGAIWRAVEHGAFIAFVSFIIYSGLVYQFTRLGHFKRQLIHRRASQNELDAFAIDRIAPPAVFLIPSYKEEERVIRQALLSVALQEYPNRRIVLLIDDPPNPISPNDQASLAATRRLTMEVQQVLDCEANKYREAMIAYINRKSIGDVGDLLRERETVVQLYTQAAQWFRNAASRYEVTDHTDRLFVEKILLERSYRYLEIAKNIRNSSSHLSMDRLEREYKRLSSLFQVELAYFERKRYVNLSHEPNKAMNLNSYIELMGRSFRETNHADGVHLEPTPPSDEMLNIPDADYIITLDADSLLLPEYALRLIHILEQPQNVRIAVIQTPYSAVPNPASIVERIAGATTDIQCVIHQGFTHFDATYWVGANAVLRKVALADIRVMGSERGFPIAKYIQDRTVIEDTESSVDLIARGWKLYNYPERLSYSASPPDFGSLLIQRRRWANGGIIILPKLFRYLLSRPFKQSKVGEGIIRFHYLASLAAVNFGLLLMLVYPFESSMRSFLLPVVCLPYFYLYGRDMVIIGYRASDLARVYALNLMLLPVNLAGVLKSLQQAICRRKVPFGRTPKVRGRTGVPLLYLVVLYGLLVLALSSFLMDMLHARYAHATFCLINSAFFTYIVVRFIGLRSTVEDIMSSNFLRSIERKWATLLAQAASATVNRLRARHAES
- a CDS encoding NAD(P)-dependent oxidoreductase, with translation MKTLVTGGTGFVASNIVRTLAGQGEQVVSFDLVPPSDLLRAYIEPWAERVTFIQGDLLSQDELDAVLEQDIKRIVHAAVFTGLFPNIEAGRSRDIVAINVMGTTNVLEMARKLSIERFLYVSSGAVYGDDHPDRVLTEESAPRPHTLYAVTKYVSELLTRRYGELHGFPTVSVRLGSPYGPMERVTGHRANQSLFKDWTGNIVRGEPIEVGDRSVEQVFSYVLDIAGGICAVLNAPSLSYDVYNVSTGEQASLERIVAVLRDLHPGLQVLDKPEAGPPRGGRKLKAQRLMRDVGFRPRYDLRSGLEEYLDWRRANNFTE
- a CDS encoding amidohydrolase/deacetylase family metallohydrolase, with the protein product MYDLLIKSGRIIDPAQQLDDQLDIAINGDKIACLSENISPTESNQVINAQGKIVTPGLIDSHCHVYNKQDPPGTEPDTVGVNQGVTTVVDGGSAGQATFDDLKKDIATARTTVYCLLHIGSLGQKIIPELRTWEEIDVDATAATVQANRDLIRGIKIRLLGDLISREGVEVVKTAQKVAKRFDLPLVVHMGDLKQLVSPTLTQETLPLLESGDILTHLYNSNWGGCMRDDGTFLPELKQAMQRGVILDIGRGRIHFNFEVAKNGLSQGILPTTISSDIVAPSITDRVYGLTAVMSTLLGLGLKLTQVIEMSTINPARALGLADRIGSLKPGMAADISILNLLSGKWTIVDSEQKTLTLTRLLSPDSTVKSGLPLPTVKGLGVPPVADQAA
- a CDS encoding serine hydrolase encodes the protein TDLAESTAIGSVGTCGWSGAACTQFFIDPKEELIALALSQVFGFGFKPGFALDQEFEKAIYQAIIV